AGGCCGGGATTGACCAGGATCAGCGAGCGGCGCTCCGATGATTGCGTGGTGATCAACTCAGCCGATCGGTAAAGCAGGGGCTCGATCTGATCCTTGTAGCGCCAGACGTGGGGGATCGCTTTTTTCTTGTCTTGGACCTGCCGGTCCTCGTCGTGGTTGGCGCTGGTATCGACCGCCCAAAACGGCGCCATGCTGAGACGCTCGACATCCTCATGAAGCGCATCGAGCGCTGATTGCAGATTGTCCTGCCTGGTATCCGACGACTGTGTTGACACGGTTCCCGCTCCGCTCCTCCGTAGGCTCGGAGGATGACCTGTTTTTTGCCGACCGGCGCCTAGGCTCGCCGATGTTGTGCGCCCCGAACCAAACAGTAACCATTGGGTTACCGCCGGTCAAACGCTTCGCCCGACGGACCCGGCTTCGGATATGGTGAACGCGTGACGGGACGCCGTGTATGCAAGGTTACGCATAAGGCTCGTCGACAATACGGTGTTTCGGATATGGCGCTTGCAAGGGCGGAACCAATGTGGGACCTTTGGTCTTCATTCCAACCGGCGGCTGGCGGGGGCCAAGCGCACATGGAACGTTACGAATCAACGTTGACGACGTTGCGGGATCTGCTTGCCAGCGGCGAACTGAGCCAGAGCGGACGACTGCCGCCGGAACGTGTTCTGGCCGGCGATCTGGGGGTTGGTAGACGCACCTTGCGCAAGGCGCTGAGCGCCTTGGAGCAGGAGGGCCGCATCCTGCGCCGTCAGGGACGCGGGACGTTTATCGCCCAACCAACGTCGAGCCATGTCGGTCAGCTTGAGCAGACCTTCGAACACACCAATCCGATCGAAGTGATGGAGGTTCGCCTCGCTATCGAACCGGTGATGGCGCGCCTGGCAAGCGTTCGCGCGTCACGTTGCGATATCGAGCGCCTGACCAGGCTGGCCGACCAGACGAGGACCGCCGAAGACGCGGCGACTTATGAAAGGGCCGATGCGGCGTTTCACCGCAAGGTCGCGGAGGCGGCACGCAACGTCTTGTTCCTGTCTATCTATGATGCGCTGGCCGATGTTCGCCGCGATGCTTCGTGGTCGAACCTTGATGAGAACGCGCGGTGCTTTAACCGCCAGGCCCTTTACGCGGGCCTGCATGTCGAATTGGTCCAGGCGATTGCCGCGCGCGATGGCGACCGGGCCCACCAGGTCATGTATAGCCATTTAAGCGACGTACAGGCTCATATCGCCGAGAAGATGTTCCCGTCAGCCGACCCCGTCGACTGATCGCCTAATGCGGTCAAATGTGGGGCAAGCCACACGGAAAGATAGGTTTGTCGGTAGGCGGCGAGAACACACGTGCCTGGAAGCCGTC
The window above is part of the Pseudomonadota bacterium genome. Proteins encoded here:
- a CDS encoding FadR/GntR family transcriptional regulator; the protein is MERYESTLTTLRDLLASGELSQSGRLPPERVLAGDLGVGRRTLRKALSALEQEGRILRRQGRGTFIAQPTSSHVGQLEQTFEHTNPIEVMEVRLAIEPVMARLASVRASRCDIERLTRLADQTRTAEDAATYERADAAFHRKVAEAARNVLFLSIYDALADVRRDASWSNLDENARCFNRQALYAGLHVELVQAIAARDGDRAHQVMYSHLSDVQAHIAEKMFPSADPVD